From a region of the Comamonadaceae bacterium OTU4NAUVB1 genome:
- a CDS encoding ABC transporter ATP-binding protein, with the protein MTALLEVRDLRTHFMTDDGEFPAVDGIGFSVSAGHTLAIVGESGCGKSVTSLSIMGLVPSPPGRIHGGSIRFEGRELVGAPEREMQDLRGNGMAMIFQEPMSSLNPVFTIGEQIVEGLMRHRRITRAEARERAIAMLRKVRIPAAEQRFHEHPHKLSGGMRQRAMIAMALACEPRLLIADEPTTALDVTIQAQILSLMRELQQETGTAIILITHDLGVVAEVADEVVVMYAGRIVEQAPVHALFDTPQHPYTIGLLGSIPRLDGERDRLASIEGQVPSPLRRPSGCSFADRCPFADAQCRAAVPALREVGLRHRSACRKAPLDPVVLMAAAMESRA; encoded by the coding sequence ATGACCGCGCTGCTCGAAGTGCGCGACCTGCGCACCCATTTCATGACCGACGACGGCGAATTCCCCGCCGTGGACGGCATCGGCTTCTCGGTGTCGGCCGGGCACACGCTGGCCATCGTGGGCGAGTCGGGATGCGGCAAGAGCGTGACCTCGCTGTCGATCATGGGCCTGGTGCCCAGCCCCCCGGGTCGCATCCACGGTGGCTCGATCCGCTTCGAGGGCCGCGAACTCGTCGGCGCGCCCGAGCGCGAGATGCAGGACCTGCGCGGCAACGGCATGGCCATGATCTTCCAGGAGCCGATGTCCTCGCTCAATCCGGTGTTCACCATCGGCGAGCAGATCGTCGAAGGCCTGATGCGGCACCGCAGGATCACGCGCGCCGAGGCCCGGGAACGCGCCATCGCGATGCTGCGCAAGGTGCGCATCCCGGCGGCCGAGCAGCGCTTCCACGAGCACCCGCACAAGCTGTCGGGCGGCATGCGGCAGCGGGCGATGATCGCGATGGCGCTGGCCTGCGAGCCGCGCCTGCTGATCGCCGACGAGCCGACCACCGCGCTGGACGTGACCATCCAAGCGCAGATCCTGTCGCTCATGCGCGAGCTGCAGCAGGAGACCGGCACCGCCATCATCCTGATCACGCACGACCTGGGCGTCGTCGCGGAGGTGGCCGACGAGGTGGTGGTGATGTATGCGGGCCGCATCGTCGAGCAAGCTCCGGTGCACGCGCTGTTCGACACGCCCCAGCATCCCTACACCATCGGCCTGCTGGGCTCAATCCCCCGGCTCGACGGCGAGCGCGACCGCCTGGCGTCGATCGAGGGCCAGGTGCCGAGTCCGCTCCGGCGCCCGTCCGGCTGCAGCTTCGCCGACCGCTGCCCGTTCGCCGATGCGCAATGCCGCGCGGCCGTGCCGGCCCTGCGCGAGGTCGGCCTCCGGCATCGTTCGGCCTGCCGGAAGGCACCGCTGGATCCGGTGGTGCTGATGGCGGCCGCCATGGAAAGCCGCGCATGA
- a CDS encoding LysR family transcriptional regulator has product MISAVSLRYFAEVVRAGSIRAAAERLFVAASAISRQITLLEDELGAPLLERGPGRTVLRLTAAGELMMRHARHVDHELDRVRSEIEALKGLRKGKVRLGIVETFVREVVPGILHRFNDRYPGVTYQVEVAPTTKLLEKVGRDELDVAVTFNAPPSPRVKHVYERTLETCVMVAKHHPLAQLATVKLSDCAAYGLAMPDETISAKRDQDEMFAKARIEPRQVLVTNSYEMMRSVAETGMAITLVNARPGDSADMPGFRYVPIMDSRVKHQRMTICTCEGRTPSPIAAVFIETLKKAFKELEHA; this is encoded by the coding sequence ATGATCAGCGCCGTCTCGCTGCGGTATTTCGCGGAAGTCGTCCGCGCCGGCTCGATCCGCGCGGCGGCCGAGCGCCTGTTCGTGGCCGCCTCCGCCATCAGCCGGCAGATCACCCTGCTCGAGGACGAGCTCGGCGCGCCCCTGCTGGAGCGTGGCCCGGGACGCACGGTGCTGCGGCTCACGGCGGCGGGCGAGCTGATGATGCGGCACGCGCGGCACGTCGACCATGAACTCGACCGCGTGCGCTCCGAGATCGAGGCGCTCAAGGGACTGCGCAAGGGCAAGGTCCGCCTCGGCATCGTCGAGACCTTCGTGCGCGAGGTCGTCCCCGGCATCCTGCACCGCTTCAATGACCGCTACCCGGGCGTGACCTACCAGGTGGAGGTGGCCCCGACCACGAAACTGCTCGAGAAGGTCGGCCGCGACGAACTCGACGTTGCCGTGACGTTCAACGCGCCCCCTTCACCGCGCGTGAAGCACGTCTACGAACGCACGCTGGAGACCTGCGTGATGGTCGCCAAGCACCACCCGCTGGCGCAACTGGCGACCGTCAAGCTGAGCGACTGCGCCGCCTACGGTCTGGCGATGCCCGACGAGACCATCAGCGCCAAGCGCGACCAGGACGAGATGTTCGCGAAGGCGCGCATCGAACCGCGTCAGGTGCTGGTCACCAACTCCTACGAAATGATGCGCTCCGTGGCCGAGACCGGCATGGCGATCACGCTGGTCAACGCCCGCCCGGGCGACAGCGCGGACATGCCGGGATTTCGCTACGTGCCCATCATGGACTCGCGCGTGAAGCACCAGCGCATGACCATCTGCACCTGCGAGGGGCGCACGCCCAGCCCGATCGCGGCCGTGTTCATCGAGACCCTCAAGAAAGCGTTCAAGGAACTGGAGCACGCATGA
- a CDS encoding dipeptide ABC transporter ATP-binding protein, producing MTAPLLQVEGLVKHFPIRRGLLGRVANSVRAVDGVDLRIASGETLGVVGESGCGKSTLGRLVLRLIEPTAGSVRLDGEPLGALDASALRARRKAMQIIFQDPYASLNPRMTVGQTLTEPLMLHGLHTGRHRERVAELLHTVGLAPEHAQRFPHEFSGGQRQRVGIARALAVEPKLIVCDEAVSALDVSVQAQVVNLLQDLQRRYGLAYMFIAHDLAVVKHIASRIAVMYLGRIVEIGEKRSLFAAPRHPYTQALLSAIPLPEPGLRRDRVLLAGDVPSPLNPPPGCHFHTRCVHARALCSQRAPLLEDAGGTQVACHFWREIPPSAVLPERAARTSDQLRLERLQSAFVVPPLAVKTSP from the coding sequence ATGACCGCGCCGCTGCTCCAGGTCGAAGGGCTGGTCAAGCACTTTCCCATCCGTCGGGGGCTGCTGGGGCGCGTGGCCAACTCGGTGCGCGCGGTCGACGGCGTCGATCTGCGCATCGCGAGCGGCGAGACGCTGGGCGTGGTGGGTGAATCCGGCTGCGGCAAGTCCACGCTGGGCCGGCTGGTGCTGCGGCTGATCGAGCCGACGGCGGGCAGCGTGCGGCTGGATGGCGAGCCCCTGGGCGCCCTCGACGCGAGCGCGCTGCGGGCCCGCCGCAAGGCGATGCAGATCATCTTCCAGGACCCCTACGCCTCGCTCAATCCGCGCATGACGGTCGGCCAGACGCTGACCGAACCGCTGATGCTGCACGGCCTGCACACCGGCCGCCACCGCGAGCGCGTCGCCGAACTGCTGCACACCGTGGGCCTGGCGCCGGAGCATGCGCAGCGATTCCCGCACGAGTTCTCGGGCGGCCAGCGCCAGCGGGTGGGCATCGCGCGGGCCCTCGCGGTCGAGCCGAAGCTCATCGTCTGCGACGAGGCGGTGTCGGCGCTCGACGTGTCGGTGCAGGCCCAGGTGGTCAACCTGCTGCAGGACCTGCAGCGCCGCTACGGCCTGGCCTACATGTTCATCGCGCACGATCTGGCGGTGGTCAAGCACATCGCCAGCCGCATCGCGGTGATGTACCTGGGCCGCATCGTGGAGATCGGCGAGAAGCGCTCGCTGTTCGCCGCACCGCGCCATCCCTACACGCAGGCGCTGCTGTCGGCCATCCCGCTGCCGGAGCCGGGCCTGCGGCGCGATCGCGTGCTGCTGGCCGGCGACGTGCCGAGCCCGCTGAACCCGCCGCCGGGCTGCCATTTCCACACCCGTTGCGTGCATGCGCGCGCGCTCTGCTCGCAGCGCGCGCCGCTGCTGGAGGACGCCGGCGGCACGCAGGTCGCGTGCCATTTCTGGCGCGAGATTCCTCCGTCGGCGGTGCTGCCCGAGCGTGCCGCCCGCACTTCCGACCAACTGCGCCTCGAACGGCTGCAGTCGGCCTTCGTCGTTCCACCCCTCGCCGTGAAGACTTCCCCATGA
- a CDS encoding ABC transporter substrate-binding protein, which yields MKFPIRSLKTALLLALLPLALQAQAQTLRIGLAEDPDVLDPSLARSFVGRVVFGALCDKLVDIDDKLAIVPQLATAYEWSADNKALTMKLRQGVTFHDGEKFDAAAVKFNIERHKNLPGSARRGELAPVSSVDVVDPSTVRLNLSAPFSPLLAQLADRAGMMVSPKAAQAAGDRFGTKPVCAGPFRFTERVAQDRIVLERFAGYWNKDAIHFDKVVYTPIPDATVRLANLRAGQLDFIERVAPSDMQKILSEKKLKVSRITEIGYQGVTINLAKGDKARTSVLARDPRIREAFELSLDRQGLVQVVMDNEATAGNQWVAPSNAFYAKGVPMPKRDVARAKALLKEAGVPNPSFTLVTPTTSDAQRIALVVQAMAREAGFDVKIQSTEFATSLNMADQGDFEALVLAWSGRADPDGNTFSFYGCKQPLNYTGYCDADTDRLLNESRALREPAERRKVYEQLAARALKDRSIVYLYHRNWLWAYNPKLTGVRDIPDGLLRVGGLQMAK from the coding sequence ATGAAATTCCCGATCCGTTCCCTCAAGACGGCGCTGCTGCTGGCCTTGCTGCCGCTCGCGCTGCAGGCCCAGGCCCAGACCCTGCGCATCGGCCTGGCCGAGGACCCCGACGTGCTCGACCCGTCGCTCGCCCGCAGCTTCGTCGGCCGCGTCGTCTTCGGCGCGCTGTGCGACAAGCTGGTGGACATCGACGACAAGCTGGCCATCGTGCCGCAGCTGGCGACCGCCTACGAATGGTCGGCCGACAACAAGGCCCTGACGATGAAGCTGCGCCAGGGCGTGACCTTCCACGACGGCGAGAAGTTCGACGCGGCCGCGGTCAAGTTCAACATCGAACGCCACAAGAACCTGCCGGGCTCGGCGCGCCGGGGCGAGCTGGCGCCGGTGAGCAGCGTCGACGTGGTCGATCCCTCGACCGTGCGCCTGAACCTGTCGGCCCCGTTCTCGCCGCTGCTCGCGCAACTCGCCGACCGCGCCGGCATGATGGTCTCGCCCAAGGCGGCCCAGGCCGCGGGCGACCGCTTCGGCACGAAGCCGGTGTGCGCCGGTCCGTTCCGGTTCACCGAGCGCGTGGCGCAGGACCGCATCGTGCTGGAGCGCTTCGCCGGCTACTGGAACAAGGACGCGATCCACTTCGACAAGGTGGTCTACACGCCGATCCCCGATGCCACCGTGCGGCTGGCCAACCTGCGCGCCGGCCAGCTCGACTTCATCGAGCGCGTGGCGCCGAGCGACATGCAGAAGATCCTGTCGGAGAAGAAGCTCAAGGTCTCGCGCATCACCGAGATCGGCTACCAGGGCGTCACGATCAACCTGGCCAAGGGCGACAAGGCCAGGACCAGCGTGCTGGCGCGCGACCCGCGCATCCGCGAGGCCTTCGAGCTGTCGCTCGATCGCCAGGGCCTGGTGCAGGTGGTGATGGACAACGAAGCCACGGCCGGCAACCAGTGGGTCGCGCCCTCCAACGCCTTCTACGCCAAGGGCGTGCCGATGCCCAAGCGCGACGTCGCGCGCGCCAAGGCACTGCTCAAGGAAGCGGGCGTGCCCAACCCCAGCTTCACGCTGGTCACGCCCACCACCTCGGACGCGCAGCGCATCGCGCTGGTGGTGCAGGCGATGGCGCGCGAGGCCGGCTTCGACGTCAAGATCCAGTCGACCGAGTTCGCGACGTCGCTGAACATGGCCGACCAGGGCGACTTCGAGGCGCTGGTGCTCGCGTGGAGCGGCCGGGCCGATCCGGACGGCAACACCTTCAGCTTCTACGGCTGCAAGCAGCCGCTGAACTACACGGGCTACTGCGATGCCGACACGGACCGGCTGCTCAACGAGTCGCGCGCGCTGCGCGAGCCGGCCGAGCGCCGCAAGGTCTACGAGCAGCTGGCCGCGCGTGCCCTGAAGGACCGCTCGATCGTCTACCTCTACCACCGCAACTGGCTCTGGGCCTACAACCCCAAGCTCACGGGCGTGCGCGACATTCCCGACGGCCTGCTGCGCGTCGGCGGCCTGCAGATGGCGAAGTGA
- a CDS encoding DUF1028 domain-containing protein, giving the protein MSDLERPSAAATPPPTAAPRIHIAGHHTTLGVEPEAHADDRRLRPHEEWVLFRFCLVAVAVALLGCGHAQVFTNLSSDDERSVFAVLTLILGGIVGCFLQKRGAARRHDEASTRRVRQCRGAPRHWPGRGMGLASKLGYVVLHRRFLLRSRHGARGSWGAGRHGPSDPMTWSILARDDQGHLGVAIASRFFAVGALCVHTRRGTGALATQALMNPLYGPAGLDHLGAGRSADETVRLLTQADAGRAQRQLHVLPATGRPVAWTGADCVDWCGHHVEADFSVAGNMLAGPQVVAATARAYRDAAGLPLAERLLAAMAAGEAAGGDRRGKQAAALRIHADEDHPQLDLRVDDHEAPLVEVARLHRKSLERYQPFMACLAGRYDAVGLTDRGEIEARIARFHARAAGPAP; this is encoded by the coding sequence GTGAGCGACCTCGAACGGCCGTCGGCGGCTGCCACGCCGCCGCCGACGGCCGCGCCGCGAATCCACATCGCCGGACACCACACGACGCTCGGCGTGGAGCCCGAAGCGCACGCCGACGACCGGCGGCTGCGCCCGCACGAGGAATGGGTGCTGTTCCGGTTCTGTCTGGTGGCGGTGGCGGTGGCCTTGCTGGGCTGCGGCCATGCACAGGTTTTCACCAACCTGTCGAGCGACGACGAGCGCAGCGTTTTCGCGGTGCTGACCCTCATCCTCGGCGGCATCGTGGGCTGTTTCCTGCAGAAGCGAGGCGCTGCTCGCCGCCACGACGAGGCCTCGACGCGGCGGGTCCGGCAATGCCGTGGTGCCCCGCGCCACTGGCCCGGTCGTGGCATGGGTCTTGCATCCAAGCTGGGATATGTTGTTCTTCATCGACGCTTCCTTCTCCGGTCACGCCACGGCGCCCGCGGTTCGTGGGGGGCCGGCCGCCACGGTCCGTCCGATCCGATGACCTGGTCCATCCTGGCGCGTGACGACCAGGGACATCTCGGCGTCGCGATCGCCAGCCGCTTTTTCGCCGTGGGGGCGCTGTGCGTGCACACGCGTCGCGGCACGGGTGCGTTGGCCACGCAGGCGCTGATGAATCCCCTGTACGGGCCGGCCGGTCTCGACCACCTCGGCGCCGGGCGTTCGGCCGACGAGACGGTCCGTCTCCTGACCCAGGCCGACGCCGGCCGTGCGCAACGTCAACTCCACGTGCTGCCGGCGACCGGCCGGCCTGTCGCCTGGACCGGCGCGGACTGCGTGGACTGGTGCGGCCACCATGTCGAGGCCGACTTCAGCGTCGCCGGCAACATGCTGGCCGGCCCGCAGGTCGTCGCCGCGACCGCCCGGGCCTACCGCGACGCCGCGGGCCTGCCGCTGGCCGAACGCCTGCTCGCCGCCATGGCGGCCGGCGAGGCCGCGGGGGGCGACCGGCGCGGGAAGCAGGCCGCCGCGCTGCGCATCCACGCCGACGAGGACCATCCCCAGCTCGACCTGCGCGTGGACGACCACGAAGCGCCGCTGGTCGAAGTGGCCCGTCTGCATCGCAAGAGCCTCGAGCGCTACCAACCCTTCATGGCCTGCCTGGCCGGTCGCTACGATGCCGTCGGTCTGACCGACCGCGGCGAGATCGAGGCGCGCATCGCGCGCTTCCACGCCCGCGCGGCAGGACCCGCCCCATGA
- a CDS encoding ABC transporter substrate-binding protein, which yields MPTPLQSGFRALAFFFLTAIAAFDAAAQAPAKPLKPVTIAVGTQVLNVTYPWLTLPVVLGYWRSEGYDVKVITVGGSLQGIQQMVGGAVDFAQLNSTGLIQANTENNVAVRGLMGTGVIDWGVGVMQEGPIRSVADLKGKKIGIFSLGTGGVPLLKGYLRSNGINPDTDVQIIATGAGAPALEALKSDRVQALMFWGSALAGFENAGAKLRVIFDPAWRAMPDFTFGTLQKTIDADPAMVEAISRGAAKATLFAQTNPMCALRLHWKHYPGSKPTGADEATLLSWDRRLLDAQLQAMKGAFDLHGGKLIGAMDPAAYGRMQDFMLKDGTIKRTVAPASLLIDKPGFVEAINRFDHQAVIDAAKACAGA from the coding sequence ATGCCAACACCGCTTCAATCCGGGTTTCGTGCGCTCGCCTTCTTCTTCCTGACTGCCATCGCCGCATTCGACGCGGCCGCACAGGCACCGGCGAAGCCACTCAAACCGGTGACCATCGCCGTGGGCACGCAGGTGCTCAACGTCACCTACCCATGGCTGACGCTGCCGGTCGTCCTGGGCTACTGGCGCAGCGAGGGCTACGACGTCAAGGTCATCACGGTCGGTGGTTCGCTGCAGGGCATCCAGCAGATGGTGGGCGGCGCGGTCGATTTCGCGCAACTCAACTCGACCGGTCTGATCCAGGCCAACACCGAGAACAACGTCGCCGTGCGCGGCCTCATGGGCACAGGCGTGATCGACTGGGGCGTCGGCGTGATGCAGGAGGGTCCCATCCGGTCGGTCGCCGACCTCAAGGGCAAGAAGATCGGCATCTTCAGCCTGGGCACCGGGGGCGTGCCGCTGCTCAAGGGCTACCTGCGCTCGAACGGCATCAATCCCGACACCGACGTGCAAATCATCGCGACCGGCGCCGGCGCACCGGCTCTCGAGGCGCTCAAGAGCGATCGCGTGCAGGCGCTGATGTTCTGGGGTTCGGCGCTGGCGGGTTTCGAGAACGCGGGCGCCAAGCTGCGAGTGATCTTCGACCCGGCGTGGCGCGCAATGCCCGACTTCACTTTCGGAACCCTGCAGAAGACCATCGACGCCGACCCGGCGATGGTCGAGGCGATCTCCCGGGGCGCCGCCAAGGCCACCCTGTTCGCGCAGACCAACCCGATGTGCGCCCTCCGGCTGCACTGGAAGCACTACCCCGGCAGCAAGCCGACCGGTGCCGATGAAGCCACCCTGCTCAGCTGGGACAGGCGCCTGCTCGACGCGCAGCTGCAAGCCATGAAAGGTGCCTTCGACCTGCACGGCGGCAAGCTGATCGGCGCCATGGACCCGGCCGCCTACGGCCGCATGCAGGACTTCATGCTCAAGGACGGCACCATCAAGCGCACCGTGGCGCCCGCGTCCCTGCTGATCGACAAGCCCGGTTTCGTCGAGGCGATCAACCGCTTCGACCATCAGGCGGTCATCGATGCGGCCAAGGCCTGCGCGGGGGCATGA
- a CDS encoding DUF1615 domain-containing protein, with protein MRSPRALILLLAPLGLFLAGCGTTPSSAPARPEDVRARIVKLLPQNAVDRPGWAIDLYAAFDALRIEPSVDNVCAVLAVTEQESNYRADPTVPGLGRIAREEIDRRAERAGLPQVLVRTALQLRSPDSRTWSERIDAARSEKELSELFEDFIDQVPLGRRLLAGYNPVRTGGPMQVSVEFAQRHVKELDYPYRMTGSVRDEVFSRRGGLYFGTAHLLGYAAPYDQPIYRFADFNAGQYASRNAAFQSAVSALAGVALDLDGDLVAPGGDAAKVGGTEAAVRAIGPRLGLSDGDIRRSLEQAGQPSLERTRLWTRVFELADAQARRPVPRAVLPRIRLQSPKITRKLTTEWFARRVDERYQRCRGRAG; from the coding sequence ATGCGATCGCCACGCGCCCTGATCCTGTTGCTCGCCCCGCTGGGTCTCTTCCTCGCGGGCTGCGGCACCACGCCCTCGTCGGCGCCCGCGCGTCCGGAGGACGTCCGCGCACGCATCGTGAAGCTGCTGCCACAGAACGCGGTCGACCGTCCCGGCTGGGCGATCGACCTCTACGCGGCATTCGACGCCCTGCGCATCGAACCGAGCGTGGACAACGTCTGCGCGGTGCTCGCCGTCACCGAGCAGGAGTCGAACTATCGCGCCGACCCGACGGTGCCCGGACTCGGCAGGATCGCGCGCGAGGAGATCGATCGCCGTGCCGAGCGTGCCGGGCTGCCGCAGGTGCTGGTGCGGACCGCCCTGCAGTTGCGCTCGCCGGACAGCCGCACCTGGAGCGAGCGGATCGACGCCGCGCGCAGCGAGAAGGAACTGAGCGAACTGTTCGAGGACTTCATCGATCAGGTTCCGCTGGGTCGGCGCCTTCTGGCGGGCTACAACCCGGTGCGCACCGGCGGGCCGATGCAGGTGAGTGTCGAGTTCGCCCAGCGGCACGTGAAGGAGCTCGACTATCCCTATCGAATGACCGGCTCGGTCCGCGACGAGGTGTTCTCGCGCCGTGGCGGCCTGTACTTCGGGACGGCGCACCTGCTGGGGTATGCGGCGCCGTACGACCAGCCGATCTATCGATTCGCCGACTTCAACGCCGGTCAGTACGCCAGCCGCAACGCGGCATTCCAGAGCGCGGTGAGTGCGCTCGCCGGTGTCGCGCTCGACCTCGACGGCGACCTCGTCGCGCCCGGCGGCGACGCCGCCAAGGTGGGCGGCACCGAGGCCGCGGTGCGCGCGATCGGTCCGCGCCTGGGTCTGAGCGACGGCGACATCCGGCGCTCGCTCGAGCAGGCCGGCCAGCCATCGCTCGAACGGACGCGGCTGTGGACGCGCGTCTTCGAGCTGGCCGACGCACAGGCACGGCGGCCGGTGCCGCGCGCGGTGCTGCCGCGCATCCGCCTGCAGAGTCCGAAGATCACCCGCAAGCTGACGACGGAGTGGTTCGCTCGCCGCGTCGACGAGCGTTACCAGCGCTGCCGGGGCAGGGCGGGCTGA
- a CDS encoding ABC transporter permease: protein MFEYLVKRIATLIPTLILVSMLIFGLQQLLPGDPAKILAGEDQDPAVVAYLRTKLHLDEPLPVRYAYWVGGVVRGDLGESVRTQQPVLDLVLQKLPVTLELALLAFAIALLIGIPAGIVSAVGRGTAWDYAANLFALWGLSTPNFWLGILMILLFSVQLGWLPASGYVSPFEDLGANLAAMIMPAFVLGNAIAAVLMRHTRSAMLQVLSADYVRTARAKGLSERTVVVKHALRNALTPIITLGALELGTLLSGAVLTEQVFTIPGFGKLIVDSVFNRDYSVVQGVVLVTASAYIVLNLLADLAYFLVNPRLRG, encoded by the coding sequence ATGTTCGAGTACCTCGTCAAGCGCATCGCCACGCTGATCCCGACCCTGATCCTGGTGTCGATGCTGATCTTCGGACTGCAGCAGCTGCTGCCCGGCGATCCCGCGAAGATCCTGGCCGGGGAGGACCAGGACCCGGCCGTGGTGGCCTACCTGCGCACCAAGCTGCACCTGGACGAGCCGTTGCCGGTGCGCTATGCCTACTGGGTTGGCGGCGTGGTGCGCGGCGACCTGGGCGAATCGGTCCGCACGCAGCAGCCGGTGCTCGACCTGGTGCTGCAGAAGCTGCCCGTGACGCTGGAGCTGGCGCTGCTGGCCTTCGCGATCGCGCTGCTGATCGGCATCCCGGCGGGCATCGTCTCGGCGGTCGGGCGTGGCACGGCGTGGGACTACGCGGCCAACCTCTTCGCGCTGTGGGGCCTGTCGACGCCCAATTTCTGGCTCGGCATCCTGATGATCCTGCTGTTCTCGGTGCAGCTCGGCTGGCTGCCGGCGTCGGGCTACGTGAGCCCGTTCGAGGACCTGGGCGCCAACCTGGCCGCGATGATCATGCCGGCCTTCGTGCTGGGCAACGCCATCGCGGCGGTGCTCATGCGCCACACCCGCAGCGCCATGCTGCAGGTGCTGTCGGCGGACTACGTGCGCACCGCGCGCGCCAAGGGCCTGAGCGAGCGCACCGTGGTCGTCAAGCACGCGCTGCGCAACGCCCTCACGCCCATCATCACGCTGGGCGCGCTGGAACTCGGCACGCTCCTGTCGGGGGCGGTCCTGACCGAGCAGGTCTTCACCATTCCCGGCTTCGGCAAGCTGATCGTCGACTCGGTCTTCAACCGCGACTATTCGGTCGTGCAGGGCGTGGTGCTGGTCACCGCCAGCGCCTACATCGTGCTGAACCTGCTGGCCGATCTCGCCTACTTTCTCGTCAATCCCCGACTCAGAGGCTGA
- a CDS encoding adenosine deaminase: MTPGEFIAGLPKAELHMHIEGSIEPAMFLALAKRNGVAIAWKTEAELREAYHFRDLQSFLDLYYDGCRVLVKAADFQDVTRAYLARAHADRVLHAELFLGPQGHTSRGVALGAVLEGTFAAMEAARRDDGITSGLILLAQRHRSEEEALALLDAAQPWADRLLGFGLGGAEVGNPPSKFVEFFRRCRERGFKVVAHAGEEGPAAYVREAIELLDVQRIDHGNACLDDPALVAMLARRRLPLTVCPLSNLKLRVVASMDRHPLKQLLDAGLCVTVNSDDPSFFGGYVNDNYIACQAALGLSRQDLVTLARNSFVAAFMPPAQREAALAAVAAHDRDAPPWTDGASPTIR, from the coding sequence ATGACACCCGGCGAATTCATCGCGGGCCTGCCCAAGGCCGAGCTGCACATGCACATCGAGGGCTCCATCGAGCCGGCGATGTTCCTCGCGCTGGCGAAGCGCAACGGCGTGGCGATCGCCTGGAAGACCGAGGCCGAGCTGCGCGAGGCCTACCACTTCCGCGACCTGCAGTCCTTCCTGGACCTGTATTACGACGGCTGCCGGGTGCTGGTGAAGGCAGCCGACTTCCAGGACGTGACGCGTGCGTACCTGGCGCGCGCGCACGCCGACCGCGTGCTGCACGCCGAGCTCTTCCTCGGTCCGCAAGGCCACACGTCGCGCGGCGTGGCGCTGGGCGCGGTGCTCGAAGGCACCTTCGCCGCGATGGAGGCGGCCCGGCGCGATGACGGCATCACCAGCGGGCTCATCCTGCTGGCGCAGCGCCACCGCAGCGAGGAGGAAGCCCTGGCCCTGCTCGACGCGGCCCAGCCCTGGGCCGACCGGCTGCTCGGCTTCGGCCTGGGCGGCGCGGAGGTCGGCAATCCGCCCTCGAAGTTCGTCGAGTTCTTCCGGCGCTGCCGCGAACGTGGCTTCAAGGTGGTCGCGCACGCTGGCGAGGAAGGTCCGGCCGCCTACGTGCGCGAGGCGATCGAACTGCTCGACGTGCAGCGCATCGACCATGGCAATGCGTGCCTCGACGATCCGGCCCTGGTGGCGATGCTGGCGCGGCGGCGGCTTCCGCTCACCGTGTGCCCGCTGTCGAACCTCAAGCTCCGGGTCGTGGCCTCGATGGACCGCCATCCGTTGAAGCAGCTGCTGGACGCCGGGCTGTGCGTGACCGTCAACTCCGACGACCCGTCGTTCTTCGGAGGCTACGTCAACGACAACTACATCGCCTGCCAGGCCGCCCTGGGCCTGAGCCGGCAGGACCTGGTGACCCTGGCGCGCAACAGCTTCGTCGCGGCGTTCATGCCGCCCGCCCAGCGCGAGGCGGCGCTGGCCGCCGTCGCGGCCCATGACCGCGATGCGCCGCCCTGGACCGACGGTGCCTCGCCGACGATCCGATGA